From one Saccharomyces cerevisiae S288C chromosome XVI, complete sequence genomic stretch:
- the FAS2 gene encoding trifunctional fatty acid synthase subunit FAS2 (Alpha subunit of fatty acid synthetase; complex catalyzes the synthesis of long-chain saturated fatty acids; contains the acyl-carrier protein domain and beta-ketoacyl reductase, beta-ketoacyl synthase and self-pantetheinylation activities), with protein MKPEVEQELAHILLTELLAYQFASPVRWIETQDVFLKDFNTERVVEIGPSPTLAGMAQRTLKNKYESYDAALSLHREILCYSKDAKEIYYTPDPSELAAKEEPAKEEAPAPTPAASAPAPAAAAPAPVAAAAPAAAAAEIADEPVKASLLLHVLVAHKLKKSLDSIPMSKTIKDLVGGKSTVQNEILGDLGKEFGTTPEKPEETPLEELAETFQDTFSGALGKQSSSLLSRLISSKMPGGFTITVARKYLQTRWGLPSGRQDGVLLVALSNEPAARLGSEADAKAFLDSMAQKYASIVGVDLSSAASASGAAGAGAAAGAAMIDAGALEEITKDHKVLARQQLQVLARYLKMDLDNGERKFLKEKDTVAELQAQLDYLNAELGEFFVNGVATSFSRKKARTFDSSWNWAKQSLLSLYFEIIHGVLKNVDREVVSEAINIMNRSNDALIKFMEYHISNTDETKGENYQLVKTLGEQLIENCKQVLDVDPVYKDVAKPTGPKTAIDKNGNITYSEEPREKVRKLSQYVQEMALGGPITKESQPTIEEDLTRVYKAISAQADKQDISSSTRVEFEKLYSDLMKFLESSKEIDPSQTTQLAGMDVEDALDKDSTKEVASLPNKSTISKTVSSTIPRETIPFLHLRKKTPAGDWKYDRQLSSLFLDGLEKAAFNGVTFKDKYVLITGAGKGSIGAEVLQGLLQGGAKVVVTTSRFSKQVTDYYQSIYAKYGAKGSTLIVVPFNQGSKQDVEALIEFIYDTEKNGGLGWDLDAIIPFAAIPEQGIELEHIDSKSEFAHRIMLTNILRMMGCVKKQKSARGIETRPAQVILPMSPNHGTFGGDGMYSESKLSLETLFNRWHSESWANQLTVCGAIIGWTRGTGLMSANNIIAEGIEKMGVRTFSQKEMAFNLLGLLTPEVVELCQKSPVMADLNGGLQFVPELKEFTAKLRKELVETSEVRKAVSIETALEHKVVNGNSADAAYAQVEIQPRANIQLDFPELKPYKQVKQIAPAELEGLLDLERVIVVTGFAEVGPWGSARTRWEMEAFGEFSLEGCVEMAWIMGFISYHNGNLKGRPYTGWVDSKTKEPVDDKDVKAKYETSILEHSGIRLIEPELFNGYNPEKKEMIQEVIVEEDLEPFEASKETAEQFKHQHGDKVDIFEIPETGEYSVKLLKGATLYIPKALRFDRLVAGQIPTGWNAKTYGISDDIISQVDPITLFVLVSVVEAFIASGITDPYEMYKYVHVSEVGNCSGSGMGGVSALRGMFKDRFKDEPVQNDILQESFINTMSAWVNMLLISSSGPIKTPVGACATSVESVDIGVETILSGKARICIVGGYDDFQEEGSFEFGNMKATSNTLEEFEHGRTPAEMSRPATTTRNGFMEAQGAGIQIIMQADLALKMGVPIYGIVAMAATATDKIGRSVPAPGKGILTTAREHHSSVKYASPNLNMKYRKRQLVTREAQIKDWVENELEALKLEAEEIPSEDQNEFLLERTREIHNEAESQLRAAQQQWGNDFYKRDPRIAPLRGALATYGLTIDDLGVASFHGTSTKANDKNESATINEMMKHLGRSEGNPVIGVFQKFLTGHPKGAAGAWMMNGALQILNSGIIPGNRNADNVDKILEQFEYVLYPSKTLKTDGVRAVSITSFGFGQKGGQAIVVHPDYLYGAITEDRYNEYVAKVSAREKSAYKFFHNGMIYNKLFVSKEHAPYTDELEEDVYLDPLARVSKDKKSGSLTFNSKNIQSKDSYINANTIETAKMIENMTKEKVSNGGVGVDVELITSINVENDTFIERNFTPQEIEYCSAQPSVQSSFAGTWSAKEAVFKSLGVKSLGGGAALKDIEIVRVNKNAPAVELHGNAKKAAEEAGVTDVKVSISHDDLQAVAVAVSTKK; from the coding sequence ATGAAGCCGGAAGTTGAGCAAGAATTAGCTCATATTTTGCTAACTGAATTGTTAGCTTATCAATTTGCCTCTCCTGTGAGATGGATTGAAACTCAAGATGTTTTTTTGAAGGATTTTAACACTGAAAGGGTTGTTGAAATCGGTCCTTCTCCAACTTTGGCTGGGATGGCTCAAAGAACCTTGAAGAATAAATACGAATCTTACGATGCTGCTCTGTCTTTACATAGAGAAATCTTATGCTATTCGAAGGATGCCAAAGAGATTTATTATACCCCAGATCCATCCGAACTAGCTGCAAAGGAAGAGCCCGCTAAGGAAGAAGCTCCTGCTCCAACTCCAGCTGCTAGTGCTCCTGCTCCTGCAGCAGCAGCCCCAGCTCCCGTCGCGGCAGCAGCCCCAGCTGCAGCAGCTGCTGAGATTGCCGATGAACCTGTCAAGGCTTCCCTATTGTTGCACGTTTTGGTTGCTCACAAGTTGAAGAAGTCGTTAGATTCCATTCCAATGTCCAAGACAATCAAAGACTTGGTCGGTGGTAAATCTACAGtccaaaatgaaattttggGTGATTTAGGTAAAGAATTTGGTACTACTCCTGAAAAACCAGAAGAAACTCCATTAGAAGAATTGGCAGAAACTTTCCAAGATACCTTCTCTGGAGCATTGGGTAAGCAATCTTCCTCGTTATTATCAAGATTAATCTCATCTAAGATGCCTGGTGGGTTTACTATTACTGTCGCTAGAAAATACTTACAAACTCGCTGGGGACTACCATCTGGTAGACAAGATGGTGTCCTTTTGGTAGCTTTATCTAACGAGCCTGCTGCTCGTCTAGGTTCTGAAGCTGATGCCAAGGCTTTCTTGGACTCCATGGCTCAAAAATACGCTTCCATTGTTGGTGTTGACTTATCATCAGCTGCTAGCGCTAGTGGTGCTGCCGGTGCAGGTGCTGCTGCCGGTGCAGCTATGATCGATGCTGGCGCTCTGGAAGAAATAACCAAAGACCACAAGGTTTTGGCGCGTCAACAACTGCAAGTATTGGCTCGTTATCTAAAAATGGACTTGGATAACGGTGAAAGAAAGttcttgaaagaaaaggacACTGTTGCTGAACTTCAAGCTCAGTTGGATTACTTGAATGCCGAATTAGGTGAATTCTTTGTTAACGGTGTTGCTACTTCTTTCTCTAGAAAAAAGGCCAGAACCTTCGATTCTTCCTGGAACTGGGCTAAACAATctttattatcattatacTTTGAGATAATTCATGGTGTCTTGAAAAACGTTGATAGAGAGGTTGTTAGTGAAGCTATCAATATCATGAACAGATCTAACGATGCTTTGATTAAATTCATGGAATACCATATCTCTAACACTGATGAAACAAAAGGTGAAAACTATCAATTGGTTAAAACTCTTGGTGAGCAGTTGATTGAAAACTGTAAACAAGTTTTGGATGTTGATCCAGTTTACAAAGATGTTGCTAAGCCTACCGGTCCAAAAACTGCTATTGACAAGAACGGTAACATTACATACTCAGAAGAGCCAAGAGAAAAGGTTAGGAAATTATCTCAATACGTACAAGAAATGGCCCTTGGTGGTCCAATCACCAAAGAATCTCAACCTACTATTGAAGAGGATTTGACTCGTGTTTACAAGGCAATCAGTGCTCAAGCTGATAAACAAGATATTTCCAGCTCCACCAGGgttgaatttgaaaaactatATAGTGATTTGATGAAGTTCTTGGAAAGCTCCAAAGAAATCGATCCTTCTCAAACAACCCAATTGGCCGGTATGGATGTTGAGGATGCTTTGGACAAAGATTCCACCAAAGAAGTTGCTTCTTTGCCAAACAAATCTACCATTTCTAAGACGGTATCTTCAACTATTCCAAGAGAAACTATTCCGTTCTTACATTTGAGAAAGAAGACTCCTGCCGGAGATTGGAAATATGACCGCCAATTgtcttctcttttcttagATGGTTTAGAAAAGGCTGCCTTCAACGGTGTCACCTTCAAGGACAAATACGTCTTGATCACTGGTGCTGGTAAGGGTTCTATTGGTGCTGAAGTCTTGCAAGGTTTGTTACAAGGTGGTGCTAAGGTTGTTGTTACCACCTCTCGTTTCTCTAAGCAAGTTACAGACTACTACCAATCCATTTACGCCAAATATGGTGCTAAGGGTTCTACTTTGATTGTTGTTCCATTCAACCAAGGTTCTAAGCAAGACGTTGAAGCTTTGATTGAATTTATCTACGACACTGAAAAGAATGGTGGTTTAGGTTGGGATCTAGATGCTATTATTCCATTCGCGGCCATTCCAGAACAAGGTATTGAATTAGAACATATTGATTCTAAGTCTGAATTTGCTCATAGAATCATGTTGACCAATATCTTAAGAATGATGGGTTGTGTCAAGAAGcaaaaatctgcaagagGTATTGAAACAAGACCAGCTCAAGTCATTCTACCAATGTCTCCAAACCATGGTACTTTCGGTGGTGATGGTATGTATTCAGAATCCAAGTTGTCTTTGGAAACTTTGTTCAACAGATGGCACTCTGAATCCTGGGCCAATCAATTAACCGTTTGCGGTGCTATTATTGGTTGGACTAGAGGTACTGGTTTAATGAGCGCTAATAACATCATTGCTGAAGGCATTGAAAAGATGGGTGTTCGTACTTTCTCTCAAAAGGAAATGGCTTTCAACTTATTGGGTCTATTGACTCCAGAAGTCGTAGAATTGTGCCAAAAATCACCTGTTATGGCTGACTTGAATGGTGGTTTGCAATTTGTTCCTGAATTGAAGGAATTCACTGCTAAATTGCGTAAAGAGTTGGTTGAAACTTCTGAAGTTAGAAAGGCAGTTTCCATCGAAACTGCTTTGGAGCATAAGGTTGTCAATGGCAATAGCGCTGATGCTGCATATGCTCAAGTCGAAATTCAACCAAGAGCTAACATTCAACTGGACTTCCCAGAATTGAAACCATACAAACAGGTTAAACAAATTGCTCCCGCTGAGCTTGAAGGTTTGTTGGATTTGGAAAGAGTTATTGTAGTTACCGGTTTTGCTGAAGTCGGCCCATGGGGTTCGGCCAGAACAAGATGGGAAATGGAAGCTTTTGGTGAATTTTCGTTGGAAGGTTGCGTTGAAATGGCCTGGATTATGGGCTTCATTTCATACCATAACGGTAATTTGAAGGGTCGTCCATACACTGGTTGGGTTGATTCCAAAACAAAAGAACCAGTTGATGACAAGGACGTTAAGGCCAAGTATGAAACATCAATCCTAGAACACAGTGGTATCAGATTGATCGAACCAGAGTTATTCAATGGTTACAACccagaaaagaaggaaatgaTTCAAGAAGTCATTGTCGAAGAAGACTTGGAACCATTTGAGGCTTCGAAGGAAACTGCCGAACAATTTAAACACCAACATGGTGACAAAGTGGATATCTTCGAAATCCCAGAAACAGGAGAGTACTCTGTTAAGTTACTAAAGGGTGCCACTTTATACATTCCAAAGGCTTTGAGATTTGACCGTTTGGTTGCAGGTCAAATTCCAACTGGTTGGAATGCTAAGACTTATGGTATCTCTGATGATATCATTTCTCAGGTTGACCCAATCACATTATTCGTTTTGGTCTCTGTTGTGGAAGCATTTATTGCATCTGGTATCACCGACCCATACGAAATGTACAAATACGTACATGTTTCTGAGGTTGGTAACTGTTCTGGTTCTGGTATGGGTGGTGTTTCTGCCTTACGTGGTATGTTTAAGGACCGTTTCAAGGATGAGCCTGTCCAAAATGATATTTTACAAGAATCATTTATCAACACCATGTCCGCTTGGGTTAATATGTTGTTGATTTCCTCATCTGGTCCAATCAAGACACCTGTTGGTGCCTGTGCCACATCCGTGGAATCTGTTGACATTGGTGTAGAAACCATCTTGTCTGGTAAGGCTAGAATCTGTATTGTCGGTGGTTACGATGATTTCCAAGAAGAAGGCTCCTTTGAGTTCGGTAACATGAAGGCCACTTCCAACactttggaagaatttgaaCATGGTCGTACCCCAGCGGAAATGTCCAGACCTGCCACCACTACCCGTAACGGTTTTATGGAAGCTCAAGGTGCTGGTATTCAAATCATCATGCAAGCTGATTTAGCTTTGAAGATGGGTGTGCCAATTTACGGTATTGTTGCCATGGCTGCTACCGCCACCGATAAGATTGGTAGATCTGTGCCAGCTCCAGGTAAGGGTATTTTAACCACTGCTCGTGAACACCACTCCAGTGTTAAGTATGCTTCACCAAACTTGAACATGAAGTACAGAAAGCGCCAATTGGTTACTCGTGAAGCTCAGATTAAAGATTGGGTAGAAAACGAATTGGAAGCTTTGAAGTTGGAGGCCGAAGAAATTCCAAGCGAAGACCAAAACGAGTTCTTACTTGAACGTACCAGAGAAATCCACAACGAAGCTGAAAGTCAATTGAGAGCTGCACAACAACAATGGGGTAACGACTTCTACAAGAGGGACCCACGTATTGCTCCATTGAGAGGAGCACTGGCTACTTACGGTTTAACTATTGATGACTTGGGTGTCGCTTCATTCCACGGTACATCCACAAAGGCTAATGACAAGAACGAATCTGCCACAATTAATGAAATGATGAAGCATTTGGGTAGATCTGAAGGTAATCCCGTCATTGgtgttttccaaaagttCTTGACTGGTCATCCAAAGGGTGCTGCTGGTGCATGGATGATGAATGGTGCTTTGCAAATTCTAAACAGTGGTATTATTCCAGGTAACCGTAACGCTGATAACGTGGATAAGATCTTGGAGCAATTTGAATACGTCTTGTACCCATCCAAGACTTTAAAGACCGACGGTGTCAGAGCCGTGTCCATCACTTCTTTCGGTTTTGGTCAAAAGGGTGGTCAAGCTATTGTGGTTCATCCAGACTACTTATACGGTGCTATCACTGAAGACAGATACAACGAGTATGTCGCCAAGGTTAGTGCCAGAGAGAAAAGTGCCTACAAATTCTTCCATAATGGTATGATCTACAACAAGTTGTTCGTAAGTAAAGAGCATGCTCCATACACTGATGAATTGGAAGAGGATGTTTACTTGGACCCATTAGCCCGTGTATCTAAGGATAAGAAATCAGGCTCCTTGACTTTCAACTCTAAAAACATCCAAAGCAAGGACAGTTACATCAATGCTAACACCATTGAAACTGCCAAGATGATTGAAAACATGACCAAGGAGAAAGTCTCTAACGGT